From Nitratidesulfovibrio vulgaris str. Hildenborough, a single genomic window includes:
- a CDS encoding NAD(P)H-dependent glycerol-3-phosphate dehydrogenase — protein sequence MKIAVLGGGSWGTALAHLLAGKGEDVRLWVRDPAVVEGVNRDHENPRYLKGLHLHEALRATCDAGEALEGADILLSVVPCQQTRTVLRSLRPRLKTGMVVVSASKGIETDGLRTVGEMVEDELAGLAPRYAVISGPSFAAEVVAGMPTAVVLGCADRDLGGTLREVFSTPTFRTYSCTDVRGVELGGAVKNVIAIAAGLSDGLGFGSNARAGLITRGLAEMGRLGVALGARGSTFMGLSGLGDLVLTCTGDLSRNRQVGLRLAEGQGLDAIVAGMGMVAEGVKTTEAVYELAQREGVDLPITQAMYAVLHDGRDPRDMVQELMTRELREE from the coding sequence ATGAAGATAGCTGTACTGGGCGGTGGTAGCTGGGGCACGGCCCTTGCGCATCTACTGGCGGGAAAGGGCGAGGACGTGCGCCTGTGGGTGCGCGACCCCGCTGTGGTCGAAGGCGTGAACCGCGACCATGAGAATCCTCGCTATCTCAAGGGGCTGCACCTGCATGAGGCGCTACGGGCCACCTGTGACGCGGGTGAGGCTCTTGAGGGGGCGGACATCCTGCTTTCCGTCGTGCCCTGCCAGCAGACCCGCACAGTGCTGCGCAGTCTTCGCCCACGGCTGAAGACCGGCATGGTGGTGGTCAGCGCCAGCAAGGGCATAGAGACGGACGGTCTGCGCACCGTGGGCGAGATGGTCGAAGACGAGCTTGCGGGGTTGGCACCCCGCTACGCTGTCATCTCCGGCCCTTCGTTCGCCGCGGAGGTCGTTGCCGGAATGCCCACCGCCGTGGTGCTCGGCTGTGCAGACCGCGACCTTGGCGGCACCTTGCGTGAGGTGTTCTCCACCCCGACGTTCCGCACCTACTCGTGCACCGATGTTCGCGGTGTCGAACTCGGCGGGGCGGTCAAGAACGTCATCGCCATCGCCGCAGGCCTTTCCGACGGCCTCGGCTTCGGCAGCAACGCGCGCGCCGGACTCATCACCCGAGGACTTGCGGAGATGGGACGGCTTGGCGTCGCACTCGGGGCGCGGGGGTCGACGTTCATGGGGCTTTCGGGGCTTGGTGACCTCGTGCTCACCTGTACGGGTGACCTGTCGCGCAACCGGCAGGTGGGGCTTCGTCTTGCCGAAGGGCAGGGGCTCGATGCCATCGTCGCGGGCATGGGCATGGTGGCCGAAGGCGTGAAGACAACCGAGGCTGTGTACGAGTTGGCGCAGCGTGAAGGTGTCGACCTGCCCATCACACAGGCCATGTACGCCGTGCTGCATGACGGGCGCGAC
- a CDS encoding ABC transporter ATP-binding protein: MSTIVLDKVSRHWGDVRAVDDVSFEVEQGDMLVLLGPSGCGKSTTLRLIAGLESVTSGRILIGGRDVTNLPPAQRQLAMVFQSYALFPHLTVRDNILFGLVVRKVPAAERQKRLDRAVEILGLGKLLERKPGELSGGQQQRVALGRALVAEAAVCLMDEPLSNLDAKLRQEMRREIRALQQTLGMTMVYVTHDQTEAMSMADRIILMQGGRIVQNATPTEMYSRPATAFAGSFIGTPPMNLVRLQGNDDGIRVAGSRSGRVTCHAGADCMLGIRPEHIRIVDDGWRAVVESVEYLGSNSVLSCRVGSEELSVVVHGVTDTVVGAEIYLHCPEEHVHIFDAATGARHATT; this comes from the coding sequence GTGTCCACAATCGTTCTCGACAAGGTCAGCAGGCACTGGGGCGACGTGCGCGCCGTAGACGACGTCAGCTTCGAGGTCGAACAGGGCGACATGCTCGTCCTTCTCGGCCCTTCGGGTTGCGGCAAGTCGACCACGTTACGGCTCATCGCCGGGCTGGAGTCCGTCACCTCCGGGCGCATCCTCATCGGCGGACGCGACGTCACCAACCTGCCCCCGGCCCAGCGCCAGCTTGCGATGGTCTTCCAGTCGTATGCCCTGTTCCCCCACCTGACGGTTCGCGACAACATCCTCTTCGGGCTTGTCGTGCGCAAGGTTCCCGCTGCGGAACGCCAGAAGCGCCTCGACCGGGCCGTCGAGATACTCGGACTCGGCAAGCTGCTCGAACGCAAGCCCGGCGAACTCTCCGGCGGTCAGCAGCAGCGCGTGGCACTGGGACGCGCCCTCGTGGCTGAGGCCGCCGTGTGCCTCATGGACGAACCCCTCTCGAACCTCGACGCCAAACTCCGTCAGGAGATGCGCCGCGAGATACGCGCCCTGCAGCAGACCCTGGGCATGACCATGGTCTACGTCACCCATGACCAGACCGAGGCCATGAGCATGGCCGACCGCATCATCCTCATGCAGGGCGGTCGCATCGTACAGAACGCCACCCCCACCGAGATGTACTCCCGTCCCGCCACCGCCTTCGCGGGCAGCTTCATCGGCACGCCGCCCATGAACCTCGTCCGCCTTCAGGGGAATGACGACGGCATCCGCGTCGCGGGCAGCCGTTCGGGTCGCGTGACGTGCCACGCCGGGGCCGACTGCATGCTGGGCATCCGCCCCGAGCACATCCGCATCGTAGACGACGGCTGGCGTGCCGTGGTCGAGAGTGTGGAGTACCTCGGTTCGAACTCTGTCCTGTCGTGCCGGGTGGGCAGCGAGGAACTTTCCGTTGTCGTGCATGGCGTGACCGACACCGTGGTCGGCGCCGAAATCTACCTGCACTGCCCCGAAGAGCACGTCCACATCTTCGACGCCGCCACAGGGGCAAGACACGCGACGACGTAG